The Paenibacillus mucilaginosus 3016 genome includes the window GCGGATGTGCTCCTTCGGGCGGTCCGACCGGTCTCCCGCCGAAGCGGCCGTCACCGTGGTCGACGACAGGCCCTTCAGTTCGCGCCGTCCGGCGAGGGGCCCGAGGCTGTGCGCGTAGGCGGCCGCTCCTTCTCCGGCGAACGAGCCGGACGACATCGCCCAGGCCGCATTGTGGCTGCCTCCTCCGGTGAAGCCGCCGCAGATCAGCTCGCGCGTGGCCGCATCCCCCGCGGCGTAGAGCCCCGGCACCGCGGTCCGGCAGCTCTCATCCGCGATCCGGATGCCGCCCGTCCCGCGCACGGTGCCTTCCAGCCGGAGCGTGACCGGGAAGAGATCCGTGAACGGATCGATGCCCGCCCGGTCGAACGGCAGGAAGAAGTTCGTCTGGCCTACGCGCAGCAGCGGCTTCACGTCCTCGGGCGCCTTATCCAGGCGCGCATACACCTGCCGGCCGGCCAGCAGCTGCCGGGCGATGACCGAGCGGCCCCTCGCCGAACCCGCCCCCTCCACTTCCGTCCCGTCTTCATAATAAAAGGTGGCATACCGGTAATACGCCGTCTTGGTTACGGAAGAGAACACCGGCGAGATGCCGTAGGCATTGGAGAACTCCATGCCGGACAAGTCCGCGCCCGCCTCGGCGGCCAGCAGGTACCCATCCCCCGTCAGCACATTGGTGCCGAGCGCCTTGCTCAGGAAAGCGCAGCCGCCCGTGGCAATAATGACCGCCCCGGCACGGACCTCCCAGGCTTCTCCCGTCTGCGTCCGGACGCCCCGGGCACCGCCCACGCCGTGGGCGTCCCCCAGGAGCTCCAGCGCCGGGCTG containing:
- a CDS encoding FAD-dependent oxidoreductase — protein: MTIQEAEQTWAGGLRLEGDVLVIGGGPAGTWAALTAASHGARVVLADKGYCGTSGATAPSGTGVWYVEPDREAREEARQSRFGLGGRLAEEDWMNRVLDRTYENMNRLSGFGYPFPKDEAGRPYRRGLQGPEYMRLMRRLVQKAGVTILDHSPALELLGDAHGVGGARGVRTQTGEAWEVRAGAVIIATGGCAFLSKALGTNVLTGDGYLLAAEAGADLSGMEFSNAYGISPVFSSVTKTAYYRYATFYYEDGTEVEGAGSARGRSVIARQLLAGRQVYARLDKAPEDVKPLLRVGQTNFFLPFDRAGIDPFTDLFPVTLRLEGTVRGTGGIRIADESCRTAVPGLYAAGDAATRELICGGFTGGGSHNAAWAMSSGSFAGEGAAAYAHSLGPLAGRRELKGLSSTTVTAASAGDRSDRPKEHIRAVQEEVMPYDRNLFRTEAGLRASVGRLDGIWRDIRSGASSLGAHAVQAREAAAMTATARWMYRSGLARTETRGMHKREDYPEQDSGQHYRLRSGGLDEVWVQPEPLRKEVAAQ